In Rhodamnia argentea isolate NSW1041297 chromosome 4, ASM2092103v1, whole genome shotgun sequence, the following proteins share a genomic window:
- the LOC115753720 gene encoding homeobox protein knotted-1-like 4 isoform X1, with the protein MAFHNHLSHQDLSSLHHFAADQQQAPQPTQQQQHLPESSAASSVHHQLHAAAPSWLNTALLRSDAAAAAAAAASSNSFLNLHTSSDSAASSQPPSTPASAAAATGHHQWLSRQHSSLLQRNHSEVIDADSIIESADLKESVSKGDAGGGAAVESNWENAKNKAEILAHPLYEQLLSAHVACLRIATPVDQLPRIDAQLAQSQHVVAKYSAMSQGLVGDDKELDQFMTHYVLLLCSFKEQLQQHVRVHAMEAVMACWEIEQSLQSLTGVSPGEGTGATMSDDEDDQVDSDANLFDGSLDGTDSLGFGPLIPTETERSLMERVRQELKHELKQGYKEKIIDIREEILRKRRAGKLPGDTTSVLKSWWQSHSKWPYPTEEDKARLVQETGLQLKQINNWFINQRKRNWHSNPSTSTVLKSKRKSNAGENSSDRFM; encoded by the exons ATGGCCTTCCACAACCACCTCTCCCACCAAGACCTCTCCTCGCTGCACCACTTCGCCGCCGACCAGCAGCAGGCGCCCCAGCCgacgcagcagcagcagcacctGCCGGAAtcctccgccgcctcctccgTCCACCACCAGCTCCACGCCGCCGCTCCCAGCTGGCTCAACACCGCCCTCCTCCGCTCCGACGCGGCAGCGGCCGCGGCGGCTGCCGCGAGCAGCAACAGCTTCCTCAACCTCCACACCTCCTCCGACTCCGCCGCGTCGTCGCAGCCGCCGTCCACCCCCGCCTCCGCCGCGGCGGCGACGGGCCACCACCAGTGGCTGTCTCGGCAGCACTCCTCCCTCCTGCAGCGCAACCACAGCGAGGTCATCGACGCGGACTCGATCATCGAGTCGGCGGATTTGAAGGAGAGCGTGAGCAAGGGCGACGCCGGGGGTGGCGCTGCCGTGGAGAGTAATTGGGAGAATGCGAAGAACAAGGCGGAGATATTGGCGCACCCGTTGTATGAACAGCTGCTGTCTGCTCACGTGGCTTGCCTGAGGATTGCCACGCCGGTTGACCAGTTGCCGAGGATCGACGCTCAGCTGGCTCAGTCGCAGCATGTGGTGGCTAAGTACTCCGCGATGAGTCAAGGATTGGTTGGGGATGATAAAGAGCTTGATCAGTTCATG ACACATTATGTCCTCTTGCTTTGCTCTTTTAAAGAACAACTGCAGCAACATGTCCGTGTCCATGCCATGGAAGCTGTAATGGCATGCTGGGAGATTGAGCAATCCCTGCAAAGTTTGACAG GTGTTTCTCCTGGTGAAGGTACTGGGGCAACAATGTCAGATGACGAAGATGATCAAGTAGATAGCGATGCCAACTTGTTTGATGGAAGTTTAGATGGTACAGATAGTTTGGGATTTGGTCCTCTCATTCCAACTGAGACTGAGAGATCATTAATGGAGCGTGTGAGGCAAGAGTTGAAGCATGAATTGAAACAG GGGTATAAGGAAAAGATAATTGATATACGAGAAGAGATTCTTCGTAAGCGAAGAGCAGGAAAACTTCCTGGTGACACCACATCGGTTTTGAAATCATGGTGGCAATCGCACTCAAAGTGGCCATATCCAACG GAGGAGGACAAGGCAAGGTTGGTGCAGGAAACTGGCTTGCAATTAAAGCAGATAAACAACTGGTTTATCAACCAGAGGAAGAGGAACTGGCACAGTAACCCGTCCACCTCTACAGTATTGAAGAGCAAGCGCAAAAG taATGCAGGTGAAAATAGCAGCGACCGCTTCATgtag
- the LOC115753720 gene encoding homeobox protein knotted-1-like 3 isoform X2 translates to MAFHNHLSHQDLSSLHHFAADQQQAPQPTQQQQHLPESSAASSVHHQLHAAAPSWLNTALLRSDAAAAAAAAASSNSFLNLHTSSDSAASSQPPSTPASAAAATGHHQWLSRQHSSLLQRNHSEVIDADSIIESADLKESVSKGDAGGGAAVESNWENAKNKAEILAHPLYEQLLSAHVACLRIATPVDQLPRIDAQLAQSQHVVAKYSAMSQGLVGDDKELDQFMTHYVLLLCSFKEQLQQHVRVHAMEAVMACWEIEQSLQSLTGVSPGEGTGATMSDDEDDQVDSDANLFDGSLDGTDSLGFGPLIPTETERSLMERVRQELKHELKQGYKEKIIDIREEILRKRRAGKLPGDTTSVLKSWWQSHSKWPYPTEEDKARLVQETGLQLKQINNWFINQRKRNWHSNPSTSTVLKSKRKR, encoded by the exons ATGGCCTTCCACAACCACCTCTCCCACCAAGACCTCTCCTCGCTGCACCACTTCGCCGCCGACCAGCAGCAGGCGCCCCAGCCgacgcagcagcagcagcacctGCCGGAAtcctccgccgcctcctccgTCCACCACCAGCTCCACGCCGCCGCTCCCAGCTGGCTCAACACCGCCCTCCTCCGCTCCGACGCGGCAGCGGCCGCGGCGGCTGCCGCGAGCAGCAACAGCTTCCTCAACCTCCACACCTCCTCCGACTCCGCCGCGTCGTCGCAGCCGCCGTCCACCCCCGCCTCCGCCGCGGCGGCGACGGGCCACCACCAGTGGCTGTCTCGGCAGCACTCCTCCCTCCTGCAGCGCAACCACAGCGAGGTCATCGACGCGGACTCGATCATCGAGTCGGCGGATTTGAAGGAGAGCGTGAGCAAGGGCGACGCCGGGGGTGGCGCTGCCGTGGAGAGTAATTGGGAGAATGCGAAGAACAAGGCGGAGATATTGGCGCACCCGTTGTATGAACAGCTGCTGTCTGCTCACGTGGCTTGCCTGAGGATTGCCACGCCGGTTGACCAGTTGCCGAGGATCGACGCTCAGCTGGCTCAGTCGCAGCATGTGGTGGCTAAGTACTCCGCGATGAGTCAAGGATTGGTTGGGGATGATAAAGAGCTTGATCAGTTCATG ACACATTATGTCCTCTTGCTTTGCTCTTTTAAAGAACAACTGCAGCAACATGTCCGTGTCCATGCCATGGAAGCTGTAATGGCATGCTGGGAGATTGAGCAATCCCTGCAAAGTTTGACAG GTGTTTCTCCTGGTGAAGGTACTGGGGCAACAATGTCAGATGACGAAGATGATCAAGTAGATAGCGATGCCAACTTGTTTGATGGAAGTTTAGATGGTACAGATAGTTTGGGATTTGGTCCTCTCATTCCAACTGAGACTGAGAGATCATTAATGGAGCGTGTGAGGCAAGAGTTGAAGCATGAATTGAAACAG GGGTATAAGGAAAAGATAATTGATATACGAGAAGAGATTCTTCGTAAGCGAAGAGCAGGAAAACTTCCTGGTGACACCACATCGGTTTTGAAATCATGGTGGCAATCGCACTCAAAGTGGCCATATCCAACG GAGGAGGACAAGGCAAGGTTGGTGCAGGAAACTGGCTTGCAATTAAAGCAGATAAACAACTGGTTTATCAACCAGAGGAAGAGGAACTGGCACAGTAACCCGTCCACCTCTACAGTATTGAAGAGCAAGCGCAAAAGGTAA
- the LOC115753720 gene encoding homeobox protein knotted-1-like 3 isoform X3, with protein sequence MAFHNHLSHQDLSSLHHFAADQQQAPQPTQQQQHLPESSAASSVHHQLHAAAPSWLNTALLRSDAAAAAAAAASSNSFLNLHTSSDSAASSQPPSTPASAAAATGHHQWLSRQHSSLLQRNHSEVIDADSIIESADLKESVSKGDAGGGAAVESNWENAKNKAEILAHPLYEQLLSAHVACLRIATPVDQLPRIDAQLAQSQHVVAKYSAMSQGLVGDDKELDQFMTHYVLLLCSFKEQLQQHVRVHAMEAVMACWEIEQSLQSLTGVSPGEGTGATMSDDEDDQVDSDANLFDGSLDGTDSLGFGPLIPTETERSLMERVRQELKHELKQGYKEKIIDIREEILRKRRAGKLPGDTTSVLKSWWQSHSKWPYPTEEDKARLVQETGLQLKQINNWFINQRKRNWHSNPSTSTVLKSKRKR encoded by the exons ATGGCCTTCCACAACCACCTCTCCCACCAAGACCTCTCCTCGCTGCACCACTTCGCCGCCGACCAGCAGCAGGCGCCCCAGCCgacgcagcagcagcagcacctGCCGGAAtcctccgccgcctcctccgTCCACCACCAGCTCCACGCCGCCGCTCCCAGCTGGCTCAACACCGCCCTCCTCCGCTCCGACGCGGCAGCGGCCGCGGCGGCTGCCGCGAGCAGCAACAGCTTCCTCAACCTCCACACCTCCTCCGACTCCGCCGCGTCGTCGCAGCCGCCGTCCACCCCCGCCTCCGCCGCGGCGGCGACGGGCCACCACCAGTGGCTGTCTCGGCAGCACTCCTCCCTCCTGCAGCGCAACCACAGCGAGGTCATCGACGCGGACTCGATCATCGAGTCGGCGGATTTGAAGGAGAGCGTGAGCAAGGGCGACGCCGGGGGTGGCGCTGCCGTGGAGAGTAATTGGGAGAATGCGAAGAACAAGGCGGAGATATTGGCGCACCCGTTGTATGAACAGCTGCTGTCTGCTCACGTGGCTTGCCTGAGGATTGCCACGCCGGTTGACCAGTTGCCGAGGATCGACGCTCAGCTGGCTCAGTCGCAGCATGTGGTGGCTAAGTACTCCGCGATGAGTCAAGGATTGGTTGGGGATGATAAAGAGCTTGATCAGTTCATG ACACATTATGTCCTCTTGCTTTGCTCTTTTAAAGAACAACTGCAGCAACATGTCCGTGTCCATGCCATGGAAGCTGTAATGGCATGCTGGGAGATTGAGCAATCCCTGCAAAGTTTGACAG GTGTTTCTCCTGGTGAAGGTACTGGGGCAACAATGTCAGATGACGAAGATGATCAAGTAGATAGCGATGCCAACTTGTTTGATGGAAGTTTAGATGGTACAGATAGTTTGGGATTTGGTCCTCTCATTCCAACTGAGACTGAGAGATCATTAATGGAGCGTGTGAGGCAAGAGTTGAAGCATGAATTGAAACAG GGGTATAAGGAAAAGATAATTGATATACGAGAAGAGATTCTTCGTAAGCGAAGAGCAGGAAAACTTCCTGGTGACACCACATCGGTTTTGAAATCATGGTGGCAATCGCACTCAAAGTGGCCATATCCAACG GAGGAGGACAAGGCAAGGTTGGTGCAGGAAACTGGCTTGCAATTAAAGCAGATAAACAACTGGTTTATCAACCAGAGGAAGAGGAACTGGCACAGTAACCCGTCCACCTCTACAGTATTGAAGAGCAAGCGCAAAAG GTGA
- the LOC115753735 gene encoding uncharacterized protein LOC115753735, giving the protein MASLSETLPLKRNENMGDFEETNTPSSCGCFEKLCFGWSTKRDESMDSLLAHRLEETRETWFTRSMKEVQHVSEVLGGPKWKNFIRSSGPRGVGQKRKTLFRYDPRSYALNFDDGLEREESLHPRF; this is encoded by the coding sequence ATGGCCTCATTATCTGAGACTTTGCCCCTGAAGAGGAATGAGAACATGGGAGACTTCGAAGAAACCAACACTCCGTCAAGTTGTGGGTGCTTCGAGAAGCTGTGCTTCGGATGGAGCACGAAGAGAGACGAGTCCATGGACAGCCTGTTGGCGCATCGACTGGAAGAAACGAGAGAGACTTGGTTCACGCGAAGCATGAAGGAGGTGCAGCATGTCTCGGAGGTTTTGGGAGGGCCAAAGTGGAAGAATTTCATCAGGAGCTCCGGTCCGAGAGGGGTCGGCCAGAAGAGGAAGACCCTGTTTCGCTACGACCCGCGCAGCTACGCGCTTAATTTCGACGACGGGCTCGAGAGAGAAGAAAGCTTGCATCCCAGATTCTGA